The DNA segment GGCGACGCCGCCTGGCAGCAGGCCGGCCCCGGGCTGGTCGCCCCCGCCACCGACGAGGACTGGGCGACGGAGTACCTCTCCTACGACATCGCGGCCGCCGTGGTGCCCGACCTGGACGCGGCGGTGGCGCACATCCGCCGCTGGACCTCCGGCCACACCGAGGCGATCGTCACCACGTCCCAGGCCGCCGCCCGCCGCTTCACCCAGTTGGTCGATTCCACCACCGTCGCGGTCAACGCCTCGACCCGCTTCACCGACGGCGGCCAGTTCGGCTTCGGCGCGGAGATCGGCATCTCGACGCAGAAGCTGCACGCCCGCGGCCCCATGGGACTGCCGGAGCTGACCTCCACCAAGTACATCCTCACGGGCGACGGCCACACCCGCTGAAGCGTCCCCCGGATTCCCCGTTCTCCCTGCCCAAAACGACGGCCCGGGGCTAACCTGGACGGGTGCCGGACGACGTGGGGGGCAAGCCGTTCCCGGACGGTGAAGAGCCCGACGAGCACCACCACGGGAGCCACGGAAACGCGGACGAAGAATTCGCCTCCGTGGTCTTCGACGAGGAATTCGTCCGGTCCGCACAGATCCACGAACCCTCGGCGGTCGAGCGCATGCTGGCCGCCGCCGAGGCGCGGGCCGAGGCCGAGGCGGCCCGCTCCGGCCCCGGATTCGGCCCCGAGGGCGACGACGGGGACGAGCCCGGCCCCCGCGGCCCCCGCCGCGCCCCCGGGGACGGCTACGACGGGTACACCGACTACGCCGAGTACGACGACGGCGAGCTGGGCGAATACCCGCCCTACGGCCCGTACGGCCCCTACGGCGGCGCGCTGCGGCCCTACCGCAGCAGCACCCGCTGGCACCGCCCGGTCGCCTGGGTGCTGGCCGTGGTGATGGGCATCGGGCTGGTCGCGCTGGCCTTCAGCGCCGTCTACCGCGGCTCCTCGGGCCGGAACCAGAGCCCGGCACCGGCGCCCACGTCCAGCGGCGTGGACGCCCCCACCACCAGCGGGGTGGACAGCGTCCGCACGGCGCGCCCC comes from the Streptomyces angustmyceticus genome and includes:
- a CDS encoding SCO2584 family spore wall biosynthesis protein — encoded protein: MPDDVGGKPFPDGEEPDEHHHGSHGNADEEFASVVFDEEFVRSAQIHEPSAVERMLAAAEARAEAEAARSGPGFGPEGDDGDEPGPRGPRRAPGDGYDGYTDYAEYDDGELGEYPPYGPYGPYGGALRPYRSSTRWHRPVAWVLAVVMGIGLVALAFSAVYRGSSGRNQSPAPAPTSSGVDAPTTSGVDSVRTARPGLPSLPSAEPLRPSFSAVPRPD